A stretch of DNA from Granulicella pectinivorans:
CTCCCACTGCTTCTCACCCGTCTCCGCATCGCGCGACTGCAGCACGCCCTGCAGGTTATCGAAGTCTCCCGATACCCCCACAATCACATGGTCCCTCACCACCAGAGGAGACACCGACATCCAGTACCCCTTGCTGACGTCGGCGATCGTGACATTCCACTTCACCGTACCGGTCTTCGCATCCAGAGCGACAAGATGGCAATCCGGCGTCGTGAAGTAAAGCGTGCCCTTGTAGATCCCCACACCGCGGTGGCCGATATGCAGCCCAGGGTTCGGCGGATACGTGTACCGCCAAAGCATATGCCCCGACCGCGCATCCACCGCCCACACATTGTCCGGCAGCGTGAAGTACAAAATCCCATCCACCAGAATCGGCGAAGACTTGATCTGGATACCCGTCCCCGTCTGGAACGCCCACGCCAGCCCCATCTTCCCCACGTTCGAGGGAGTAATCTGCGTCAGCGAGCTATGCCGCCTTCCGCTGTAATCCCCGTGATACGTCGGCCACGAGTCCGTCCCCGGGTGCAGCAACCCGGCCATATCCGGACTCTGCGCCGAAGCACCGGCGCCGATCATTCCAGCCATCGAAAAAAATGCCAAAGCTAAATCGCGCAGCTTCATGGTTCGCCTCTATTTCAACGTCTGGATGTAAGCCATCAGGTCGTGAATGTCCTTGTCGGTGTACTTCGGGAAAAGTTCCGCATGCATCTTCACCGGCGCATCTTCCACATACTTCACTTTGTCGAGCGACCAGGACCGGTACGTCCCATCCTCGGTCTTCAGGCCCACAACGAACTCGTCTTTATACGCAACGATTCCCGTTACCTTTTCGCCCGTAGGCAGCGTCACCGTGCCCTTGAACTTCGCATTCCGCGGATACAGCATCTGCATCTCGAGCTGCAGCCCCTCATACTTCGAAGCCACATGCGCCATGTCCCCCGTAGCCGAGTGACACGACGAGCACGTCCCTGCGCCATTGAAGTAGCTCTTCCCTGCCTCCACATTGCCCGTCTGCAGGTCCGCCACATCGACGCCCTTCCGTCCGCCTGGCTTCTTCGCACTCGCCGCAGCCTTCTCGACCTGGCTGTGAATGAACGCCGAAACGTTCAGAATCTCCTGGTCCGAGAAGTTGAACGCAGGCATCTTCTTCTCCGTATTCTGACGTCCAGCCCGGATGACCTCACCAATCTTGTTCCCCGACACATCCGACAGCACCAGCTTCGAACGCGTCAGATCCGGTCCCGACTCGCCACCCATCGCATCCCGTCCATGGCAGAACGCACAGTTCTGACGGAACGACGCGGAACCCGCCGCAATATCCCCGGCGTGAACCGGCCCGGCAGCGGAGGCCACGGGCGGTGGGGCAGCAGCCTGTGCGGGCATCACCGGATCCGTCTCCAGAAACCGGATCACGGCCGCCAGCTCGGCGCCCTGCAACGTCGGGACGG
This window harbors:
- a CDS encoding c-type cytochrome; this translates as MTQGRMLVWMALAMGTITVGRAKAQATPDVGAAYYAAHCSMCHGPNRQGNPPTFPSLVGVGKRMTEAQIVELLHTGRKVMPAVPTLQGAELAAVIRFLETDPVMPAQAAAPPPVASAAGPVHAGDIAAGSASFRQNCAFCHGRDAMGGESGPDLTRSKLVLSDVSGNKIGEVIRAGRQNTEKKMPAFNFSDQEILNVSAFIHSQVEKAAASAKKPGGRKGVDVADLQTGNVEAGKSYFNGAGTCSSCHSATGDMAHVASKYEGLQLEMQMLYPRNAKFKGTVTLPTGEKVTGIVAYKDEFVVGLKTEDGTYRSWSLDKVKYVEDAPVKMHAELFPKYTDKDIHDLMAYIQTLK